The Diceros bicornis minor isolate mBicDic1 chromosome 1, mDicBic1.mat.cur, whole genome shotgun sequence sequence GCTGCCTGAAAAAACTCAAGGCAGACTAAAGAAGGTATTGTTTGTTGGAGCCAAGATCTGAGGATAGACCCTTGTCTCCCAggctctgtgggagggtaggagcccGTCTTTGATAAACACCAGCTAGCAAACCCAGACGGGTTTCACACGGACCAGCCCCCTTCCTGTGCTGTGTAATTTTTCacttccctgactctactgagcccccaCTCACCCCCATCCTTAGTCCCTCCTTCTCCCTTGAAAACATCCAGTTACCTCTGTTCGACTCCAAGTTGAGTTCAGTTCACGTTGGACTCGTTTCCCTATTACAatagtatattactgattaaaatctgtccttccATAAGGGTGTGTCCCTTATGAGAAAAGACCCTGGGTTCAAGtgcaattttatttacaaatttacAAAGATGCACGGGGTTCTGGGTCTTCATTGATGTCTGCAAACGAGAAGGCCTAAAAACAAGCCCAGCTAGCTGAGGCCCACAGTGAGCAGCCAGAGCCAGGAGGAGAGGCTGGTGCCGCAGTGTGTCTGCGAAGGTCCCCTCCTTGGAATACCTTCCTCGTTGGGCCTCCATCGTGCACCATCTGTCTGGGGACTCCAAGTGGCTCACCAAGGAGGCAGCCCCCCTCAGAAGTGTTAGGGGATAAACCAGCCCTCATCCTCACCATCAGCTGGCTACCAGAGACTCCCTCAACTGTGTCACCTGCTTCTGCCTCACCAGCCACAAACCCAGTGCTCCCATCTCACtatctccagcagccctggaccaCATCCAAGGGAGACAAGATCTCAACCTTGGGCAGCAAGGTCTCTACCTCCATCTGCCCCACTCGCCACAAAGAGTGCTGAGTGTCCCCCAATGTCCCCACCATCCTCCCTGGGGATTCCCTGGCAGGGTGCCAAGGGGACATGGGTTTAGGTCAGGCCGAGAAGTGGCAGCCACAGAGCTCTGGGGTCCTGTCCATATTGCTCAGGCTGGATTTATTACCCAGGTTACAAAGAGTTAAGTCAACTGCTTTCAAATGCCTACATCCctgggggaaggaagaggaacTGGCTAAAGGACCTCCTaagaataatgaaaattaaagaaaaacaaaggaaaagaaaaaaagaactgttcACAGACAAATATGCCCCTGGAGCTCAGAGGCTGGCCCCTTCCTGCAGGGGTGCTGGGCAGGACTCCAACCCGCACAGTAATCGACTTGGGCCCCAAACCCCTTCCTAGGTTTCTCAGATCCATCCCAATCCCATACTCTTATGGCCCAGAAGGAATGGCGTTATTTTAAGCAAACCCCATTTTATTTACCGGGGGGCCACCCCTTCCAGGACCAGCCCAGGCAGCATTCCCTGTCCCTGAGGCCCCCACTGGCTCCAGCTTTCCAGCTAGAGGTCGGTGAGAGCAACCTGCCAGGGAGATGTGCCTCCAACAGAAGGTCATCTCCAGCAATTGCCCCAGGGGGCCCTTCACACCAGCCACTTTGTACTGTGGCTTCTTACGTCCCTCAGATTCCCGTGAACTGGAAACTCCTGGGGCAGGGGCAAGATTCACAGACATGCTACCCATTCCCGCCGTCTTAGAGCAGCGGTTCTCAGGCAGGCCTGGATATCCTGGTGTATCTGATTGATGGGGAAGCGGGCCTGCAGGTGATTTGTGACTAACACTCAAGTGCATAAGTGTGAGACTGACGACTCACACATTGAGCAGAGTCAAGGCTATCTCTATATTAATGTCATGCTCATGCTTGCACGTGAATAAGCTTTCTTGAGCGGAGTGAACTCTTTGCCAAAGCCTGTGAGGTTCTGTGTGATCTTCCAGCCTCGCACCTCATGCCACTGCCCTCCTTTCCCACTTTGCCCAACCCTCTGGCCTTCAGTCAGCTCCTCACACATGCCAAGCTCTTTCGGATGTCAGGCCTTTGCACCTGCAGCTCCTTCTGCCAGGAGACCCCCTTCCCACCCTTCGCTGTGCTCTATCTCCTGCTCAGGGCTCAGCTTCAAACTAACCTCTCCCTGGTACTGACTGACAGGGGACTTGAGAGAGCCTTGGGGATTTGGGGGGCTGGAAGTACTCTGTTCTTGATCTACATGGCGGTTACAAGGTGTGTACatatgtgaaaattcattgagccgTCCACTTACGATTTGTAGACTTTACGTAAGTAAACCTAAAAAGAcgaaatctaagaaaaaaatttcaacctCTTCCCTGTCTCCTGTTACTCCTATTACTCTCAAGCATGGCACGTGCTCTTCCATCCTGGCATGATAATTACATTACTCGTAAGTTGTATCTCCCACAAGTATCTAAGCCCCTGAGGACAGAGCctctgtctgtcttgttcactgacgTACCTTCTAGAGTGGagcacagtgcctgtcacacaGTAGATactaaaaaaatcactgaatggATGGATGCAAGGATGAATAAAAAAACTTGGATTTAATGATGGAGAAAAAAGAGGCAGAGGAGGTCGGCCTGAGGCTGGAAGCTCCCAACTCCCGGCCCCCAGCAGACAGTCTAGGGGTCTTGCTCTGGAAGCACAAGTCCAGGAGCTTCTCCCCTCCCAGAGACCCAGCGCCGGCCTGTCTACAACTCATTGGGGCTGTCCTGGTCGGCATAGATGAGGAAGCCCGTGAAGAGGCTGTCAGTCCAATAAGGGTCGTAGAATAGCCCATTCTGCTCGGAGTAGAAGATTTGCAGCCAGACCTCGTCACCCTGCTTGAGAGCCAGGATGGTGGAGCCCGAGGCCACATCGTGGTTGCCTGTGTTGGCGTCGAAGGTCCGGATGCGGTACTGGCCGTTGTGCACCAGGCCGATGGCAAGGTGCTTGTTGGCCAGCGTGATGTCGTAGGTGAAGTAGTAGATCCCCGGCACGCTGCAGACGAACTTGCCGCTGGACGCGTTGTAGTGGCCGCCCTCGTTCATCAGGATCTTGTCGAACTTGATGGGCAGCCGCTCCCGCGGGTAGCTCTTGGTCACTGCCACCGAGAAGGCGGACTTGGCGTGGCCACTGCCGCAgctgcaggggcctgggagacccgGCTCCCCCTTCCTGCCCTTGGGCCCCTTCTTGCCTGGTGTGCCGTGCTTCCCCGGGGCACCAGTGACCCCCTTGGGGCCGCGAGGGCCGGCCCGCCCAATGGCCCCGGCTTTGCCCTTTGGTCCTGGCTTTCCCCGGTTACCTGTCCGGCCAGGTGGACCTGGAAGACAGAGCAGCTGGTGTTATCGAGGGGCCCTCACAGAACTAGGCAGAGGCTGTGGGTCTTGGCTTCCCATCCTCGGAGCACGAGCCTTTGGGTAACGGAAGGAATAAGAAGGCTTTCAAGTCACATAGAAATGGGTGCAAATCCTGATGGTATAAGCTGGGGCACCTCTCCCAGtcttatctggaaaatgggaatggTGATACTTACCTTCCAGAATCATTGTGGATCAGGGCAAAAAGAGTAACTTGTAACAATTCACGCCCTTCCCTTTCCCTGCTTTCTAAGGAAGAGTCTGGTTTGTCTGCCAGACCAATCCTTCAGTGGGCTGTGCTGGTCATGGGTTGAGAAGAGAATTGGAAAAATTGGAAGAAGCCCCTTGACTTCAAAACATTGATCTTAGTGAAATGCCTGCCTTGTGCCCCAGATCCCCGCCCACATGTACAAGGGTTTTAGTGCAGCATTGCTCACAATAGCAGCAACTGGGAACAAGTAAATGCCCATTCAAAgggaaatgattaaaaaatagtgGTCCATCCATACTGTGCAATTCTAtgcaggagttaaaaaaaaatgaggcagatTTCCGTGCACTATATGAAAACTCTGAAATATACTGTTAAGAGGAAAAAGCAGGTGGCAGAATCTCTTTTGTTAAAAGGAAACCACAACGCTAACTATTGCTATACCCATTTCAGTGCAGAGAAAATGCTCTGGGCCTGGCCCAGAG is a genomic window containing:
- the C1QTNF2 gene encoding complement C1q tumor necrosis factor-related protein 2; protein product: MIPWVLLACALPCAADPLLAAFARRDFQKGSPQLICSLPGPQGPPGPPGAPGPSGMVGRMGFPGKDGQDGQDGDRGDIGEEGPPGRTGNRGKPGPKGKAGAIGRAGPRGPKGVTGAPGKHGTPGKKGPKGRKGEPGLPGPCSCGSGHAKSAFSVAVTKSYPRERLPIKFDKILMNEGGHYNASSGKFVCSVPGIYYFTYDITLANKHLAIGLVHNGQYRIRTFDANTGNHDVASGSTILALKQGDEVWLQIFYSEQNGLFYDPYWTDSLFTGFLIYADQDSPNEL